Proteins encoded by one window of Aphis gossypii isolate Hap1 chromosome X, ASM2018417v2, whole genome shotgun sequence:
- the LOC114128269 gene encoding uncharacterized protein LOC114128269 isoform X1, with protein MSTCISDNSNSINGIPESQVNYFCTYCQDEISSFQCQSNSAYNSMIIFVRCAICEDFFLCLMCFSSGAEIGFHKNYHDYKLVTIFKSSTFSTKLLDALEEWISEDNEKYLGSKKLVDSWEDVASIVGSENPEDVKNEYYNNFVNGHFGQNIIKIVNKHTGYPQVVTLDQAIAMGCLENCPIYFPTRKYLKIPADREREEDYEIIEENIKFNRYNNQDLTLQNKNILDTYQVQLLLQCVGEFGYGNWENMCKQYNATIHMEYPRGKRTYLSAIKIKEEYVLRFIQNPILRGTWLPSSITRPQIPDRTKRIEGPRCEYEHVLNQQLPIEDLDIFFHPPPLDDLDEYKCTNEEPKIKSDESAESKRKCLVCTYCQDEFEVIGYRSDSHKFSNYKLVTVYTCCSNKQTCENFYLCLVCFASGAEIGKHKNSHGYTLITEVKTYSSEIYFQESNWTAIEELAFLYALEEWLCEHSDKYIDPLNSGNCITDWDSVAQHIRSKTANEAKAEFENLILNPSIWQLFKIYAHVEPLITYEDAVEMGCFKTSSKTSSIITDTREGTIENEKNTWNKSDLELLLDYTAIYGYGNWEKISEEFNKTNFYEHFGKVNCFILRTPEEIKKEYLLRFFDDPVRRGTWKPPSNKSIILDRTCSFKQPVEMKYPIVDYNLFASTGYNNIANEFEYPYMNIAESSLDDVEDFETNLECFHSKFSMEKYNGTTKDMMDTNNTLKSKDPCINTMLNIKKVKTLIALERYNDVLCDRRIAKKCVHNYRLIEHFAMYKNKELPKIKPFSEQTFMERLVKMSRFMNIDVHRALIEGVKNEKLLRLRLNELKYYKKIGLTKISDINKFNVLQKHRRQKVNETSKKIKLSTLCQAEDQLDLKYQTFNELLIPSGSNENGYVQNTT; from the exons ATGTCAACTTGTATATCtgataattcaaattcaataaatg gtATTCCTGAATCACaagtgaattatttttgtacttattgTCAAGATGAAATCTCAAGTTTTCAGTGTCAATCAAATTCTGCTTATAattcaatgattatttttgtcCGTTGTGCAATTTGTGAAGATTTTTTTCTGTGTTTAATG tgtttttctAGTGGAGCTGAAATTGGCTTCCATAAAAACTACCATGATTACAAATTAGTT actatttttaaatcaagtaCTTTTTCAACAAAACTTTTGGATGCTTTAGAAGAATGGATTTCTGAagacaatgaaaaatatttaggatCAAAAAAACTCGTAGATAGCTGGGAAGATGTTGCTAGTATAGTTGGATCTGAAAATCCTGAAG atgtgaaaaacgaatattacaataattttgttaacggACATTTtggtcaaaatattattaaaatagttaataaacatACAGGATATCCTCAAGTTGTGACATTAGATCAAGCCATTGCAATGGGTTGTTTAGAAAATTGTCCTATTTATTTTCCAACACGTAAA taCCTAAAAATTCCGGCAGATAGAGAAAGAGAAGaagattatgaaattatagaagaaaatattaaattcaatcgaTATAACAATcag gatCTGACATTgcaaaataagaatatattagatacttaccaagtacaattattattgcaatgtGTTGGAGAATTTGGCTATGGAAATTGGGAAAATAtgtgtaaacaatataatgcaACTATACATATGGAATATCCTAGAGGAAAACGCACATATTTATCAGCAAtaa aaattaaaGAAGAATATGTACTAcgttttattcaaaatccTATTTTGCGTGGAACTTGGTTACCATCTTCAATTACAAGACCTCAAATACCTGATCGAACAAAACGTATTGAAGGACCTAGATGTGAATATGAACATGTTTTAAatcaa cAACTTCCTATTGAAgatttggatatttttttccatccaCCTCCATTAGATGACTTAGATGAATACAAATGTACAAATGAAgaaccaaaaattaaatcagatGAATCAGCTGAATCCaaaa gaaaGTGTTTAGTTTGTACGTACTGTCAAGATGAATTTGAAGTTATTGGTTATCGATCAGATAGCCATAAATTTTCCAATTACAAATTAGTTACTGTGTATACATGTTGCTCAAATAAACAGACTTgtgaaaatttttatctatgtCTTGTG tGTTTTGCAAGTGGAGCTGAAAttggaaaacataaaaatagccATGGTTATACTTTGATAACTGAAGTGAAA actTATTCtagtgaaatttattttcaagagTCCAATTGGACTGCTATAGAAGAGTTAGCATTTTTGTATGCTTTAGAAGAATGGTTATGTGAGCATTCTGATAAGTACATAGATCCATTAAATTCTGGAAATTGTATTACAGATTGGGACTCAGTTGCTCAACATATTAGATCAAAAACTGCTAATG aagcaAAAgcagaatttgaaaatttaattttaaatccaaGTATTTggcaactttttaaaatatatgcccATGTTGAACCTTTAATTACATATGAAGATGCAGTTGAAATGGGTTGTTTCAAAACTTCTAGTAAAACTTCAAgt ataataacagATACAAGAGAAGGAAcaatagaaaatgaaaaaaatacatggaaTAAATCtgatttagaattattattagactaTACAGCTATATATGGTTATGGTAATTGGGAAAAAATTTCTGAagaattcaataaaactaatttttatgaacattttggaaaagttaattgttttattttaagaactcCTGAAg agattaaaaaagaatatttacttCGATTCTTTGATGATCCAGTTAGGCGAGGGACTTGGAAACCTCCATCAAATAAGTCAATCATTTTAGATCGTACATGTTCTTTTAAACAACCTGTTGAAATGAAGTATCCTATAgtggattataatttatttgcctctactggttataataatattgctaatGAATTTGAATAC ccTTATATGAATATAGCTGAATCTTCTCTGGACGATGTGGAAGATTTTGAAACTAATTTAGAAtgttttcattcaaaattttctatggaaaaatataatggcACTACCAAAGATATGATGGATACTAATAATACCTTA AAATCAAAAGATCCATGTATAAACACCatgcttaatattaaaaaag taaaaacattaattgctCTAGAACGGTATAATGATGTTTTGTGTGATCGAAGAATAGctaaaaaatgtgttcataACTATAGattaattgaacattttgcgatgtacaaaaataaagaattaccaaaaataaaaccatt ttctGAACAAACATTTATGGAGCGTTTAGTGAAAATGTCAagatttatgaatattgatgTTCACAGAGCCTTGATTGAAGGAGTAAAGAATGAAAAATTGTTGAGACTGcgattaaatgaattaaaatattacaaaaaaataggtttaacaaaaatatctgatattaataaatttaatgtattacaaaaacataGACGTCAAAAGGTTAATGAgacttctaaaaaaatt AAACTGTCAACGCTTTGTCAAGCTGAAGATCAATTGGATcttaaatatcaaacatttaatgaaCTTCTAATACCATCAGGATCTAATGAAAATGg ttacGTTCAAAATACAACTTAA
- the LOC114128269 gene encoding uncharacterized protein LOC114128269 isoform X3, giving the protein MSTCISDNSNSINGIPESQVNYFCTYCQDEISSFQCQSNSAYNSMIIFVRCAICEDFFLCLMCFSSGAEIGFHKNYHDYKLVTIFKSSTFSTKLLDALEEWISEDNEKYLGSKKLVDSWEDVASIVGSENPEDVKNEYYNNFVNGHFGQNIIKIVNKHTGYPQVVTLDQAIAMGCLENCPIYFPTRKYLKIPADREREEDYEIIEENIKFNRYNNQDLTLQNKNILDTYQVQLLLQCVGEFGYGNWENMCKQYNATIHMEYPRGKRTYLSAIKIKEEYVLRFIQNPILRGTWLPSSITRPQIPDRTKRIEGPRCEYEHVLNQQLPIEDLDIFFHPPPLDDLDEYKCTNEEPKIKSDESAESKRKCLVCTYCQDEFEVIGYRSDSHKFSNYKLVTVYTCCSNKQTCENFYLCLVCFASGAEIGKHKNSHGYTLITEVKTYSSEIYFQESNWTAIEELAFLYALEEWLCEHSDKYIDPLNSGNCITDWDSVAQHIRSKTANEAKAEFENLILNPSIWQLFKIYAHVEPLITYEDAVEMGCFKTSSKTSSIITDTREGTIENEKNTWNKSDLELLLDYTAIYGYGNWEKISEEFNKTNFYEHFGKVNCFILRTPEEIKKEYLLRFFDDPVRRGTWKPPSNKSIILDRTCSFKQPVEMKYPIVDYNLFASTGYNNIANEFEYPYMNIAESSLDDVEDFETNLECFHSKFSMEKYNGTTKDMMDTNNTLKSKDPCINTMLNIKKVKTLIALERYNDVLCDRRIAKKCVHNYRLIEHFAMYKNKELPKIKPFSEQTFMERLVKMSRFMNIDVHRALIEGVKNEKLLRLRLNELKYYKKIGLTKISDINKFNVLQKHRRQKKLSTLCQAEDQLDLKYQTFNELLIPSGSNENGYVQNTT; this is encoded by the exons ATGTCAACTTGTATATCtgataattcaaattcaataaatg gtATTCCTGAATCACaagtgaattatttttgtacttattgTCAAGATGAAATCTCAAGTTTTCAGTGTCAATCAAATTCTGCTTATAattcaatgattatttttgtcCGTTGTGCAATTTGTGAAGATTTTTTTCTGTGTTTAATG tgtttttctAGTGGAGCTGAAATTGGCTTCCATAAAAACTACCATGATTACAAATTAGTT actatttttaaatcaagtaCTTTTTCAACAAAACTTTTGGATGCTTTAGAAGAATGGATTTCTGAagacaatgaaaaatatttaggatCAAAAAAACTCGTAGATAGCTGGGAAGATGTTGCTAGTATAGTTGGATCTGAAAATCCTGAAG atgtgaaaaacgaatattacaataattttgttaacggACATTTtggtcaaaatattattaaaatagttaataaacatACAGGATATCCTCAAGTTGTGACATTAGATCAAGCCATTGCAATGGGTTGTTTAGAAAATTGTCCTATTTATTTTCCAACACGTAAA taCCTAAAAATTCCGGCAGATAGAGAAAGAGAAGaagattatgaaattatagaagaaaatattaaattcaatcgaTATAACAATcag gatCTGACATTgcaaaataagaatatattagatacttaccaagtacaattattattgcaatgtGTTGGAGAATTTGGCTATGGAAATTGGGAAAATAtgtgtaaacaatataatgcaACTATACATATGGAATATCCTAGAGGAAAACGCACATATTTATCAGCAAtaa aaattaaaGAAGAATATGTACTAcgttttattcaaaatccTATTTTGCGTGGAACTTGGTTACCATCTTCAATTACAAGACCTCAAATACCTGATCGAACAAAACGTATTGAAGGACCTAGATGTGAATATGAACATGTTTTAAatcaa cAACTTCCTATTGAAgatttggatatttttttccatccaCCTCCATTAGATGACTTAGATGAATACAAATGTACAAATGAAgaaccaaaaattaaatcagatGAATCAGCTGAATCCaaaa gaaaGTGTTTAGTTTGTACGTACTGTCAAGATGAATTTGAAGTTATTGGTTATCGATCAGATAGCCATAAATTTTCCAATTACAAATTAGTTACTGTGTATACATGTTGCTCAAATAAACAGACTTgtgaaaatttttatctatgtCTTGTG tGTTTTGCAAGTGGAGCTGAAAttggaaaacataaaaatagccATGGTTATACTTTGATAACTGAAGTGAAA actTATTCtagtgaaatttattttcaagagTCCAATTGGACTGCTATAGAAGAGTTAGCATTTTTGTATGCTTTAGAAGAATGGTTATGTGAGCATTCTGATAAGTACATAGATCCATTAAATTCTGGAAATTGTATTACAGATTGGGACTCAGTTGCTCAACATATTAGATCAAAAACTGCTAATG aagcaAAAgcagaatttgaaaatttaattttaaatccaaGTATTTggcaactttttaaaatatatgcccATGTTGAACCTTTAATTACATATGAAGATGCAGTTGAAATGGGTTGTTTCAAAACTTCTAGTAAAACTTCAAgt ataataacagATACAAGAGAAGGAAcaatagaaaatgaaaaaaatacatggaaTAAATCtgatttagaattattattagactaTACAGCTATATATGGTTATGGTAATTGGGAAAAAATTTCTGAagaattcaataaaactaatttttatgaacattttggaaaagttaattgttttattttaagaactcCTGAAg agattaaaaaagaatatttacttCGATTCTTTGATGATCCAGTTAGGCGAGGGACTTGGAAACCTCCATCAAATAAGTCAATCATTTTAGATCGTACATGTTCTTTTAAACAACCTGTTGAAATGAAGTATCCTATAgtggattataatttatttgcctctactggttataataatattgctaatGAATTTGAATAC ccTTATATGAATATAGCTGAATCTTCTCTGGACGATGTGGAAGATTTTGAAACTAATTTAGAAtgttttcattcaaaattttctatggaaaaatataatggcACTACCAAAGATATGATGGATACTAATAATACCTTA AAATCAAAAGATCCATGTATAAACACCatgcttaatattaaaaaag taaaaacattaattgctCTAGAACGGTATAATGATGTTTTGTGTGATCGAAGAATAGctaaaaaatgtgttcataACTATAGattaattgaacattttgcgatgtacaaaaataaagaattaccaaaaataaaaccatt ttctGAACAAACATTTATGGAGCGTTTAGTGAAAATGTCAagatttatgaatattgatgTTCACAGAGCCTTGATTGAAGGAGTAAAGAATGAAAAATTGTTGAGACTGcgattaaatgaattaaaatattacaaaaaaataggtttaacaaaaatatctgatattaataaatttaatgtattacaaaaacataGACGTCAAAAG AAACTGTCAACGCTTTGTCAAGCTGAAGATCAATTGGATcttaaatatcaaacatttaatgaaCTTCTAATACCATCAGGATCTAATGAAAATGg ttacGTTCAAAATACAACTTAA
- the LOC114128269 gene encoding uncharacterized protein LOC114128269 isoform X2, which produces MSTCISDNSNSINGIPESQVNYFCTYCQDEISSFQCQSNSAYNSMIIFVRCAICEDFFLCLMCFSSGAEIGFHKNYHDYKLVTIFKSSTFSTKLLDALEEWISEDNEKYLGSKKLVDSWEDVASIVGSENPEDVKNEYYNNFVNGHFGQNIIKIVNKHTGYPQVVTLDQAIAMGCLENCPIYFPTRKYLKIPADREREEDYEIIEENIKFNRYNNQDLTLQNKNILDTYQVQLLLQCVGEFGYGNWENMCKQYNATIHMEYPRGKRTYLSAIKIKEEYVLRFIQNPILRGTWLPSSITRPQIPDRTKRIEGPRCEYEHVLNQQLPIEDLDIFFHPPPLDDLDEYKCTNEEPKIKSDESAESKRKCLVCTYCQDEFEVIGYRSDSHKFSNYKLVTVYTCCSNKQTCENFYLCLVCFASGAEIGKHKNSHGYTLITEVKTYSSEIYFQESNWTAIEELAFLYALEEWLCEHSDKYIDPLNSGNCITDWDSVAQHIRSKTANEAKAEFENLILNPSIWQLFKIYAHVEPLITYEDAVEMGCFKTSSKTSSIITDTREGTIENEKNTWNKSDLELLLDYTAIYGYGNWEKISEEFNKTNFYEHFGKVNCFILRTPEEIKKEYLLRFFDDPVRRGTWKPPSNKSIILDRTCSFKQPVEMKYPIVDYNLFASTGYNNIANEFEYPYMNIAESSLDDVEDFETNLECFHSKFSMEKYNGTTKDMMDTNNTLKSKDPCINTMLNIKKVKTLIALERYNDVLCDRRIAKKCVHNYRLIEHFAMYKNKELPKIKPFSEQTFMERLVKMSRFMNIDVHRALIEGVKNEKLLRLRLNELKYYKKIGLTKISDINKFNVLQKHRRQKVNETSKKIKLSTLCQAEDQLDLKYQTFNELLIPSGSNENG; this is translated from the exons ATGTCAACTTGTATATCtgataattcaaattcaataaatg gtATTCCTGAATCACaagtgaattatttttgtacttattgTCAAGATGAAATCTCAAGTTTTCAGTGTCAATCAAATTCTGCTTATAattcaatgattatttttgtcCGTTGTGCAATTTGTGAAGATTTTTTTCTGTGTTTAATG tgtttttctAGTGGAGCTGAAATTGGCTTCCATAAAAACTACCATGATTACAAATTAGTT actatttttaaatcaagtaCTTTTTCAACAAAACTTTTGGATGCTTTAGAAGAATGGATTTCTGAagacaatgaaaaatatttaggatCAAAAAAACTCGTAGATAGCTGGGAAGATGTTGCTAGTATAGTTGGATCTGAAAATCCTGAAG atgtgaaaaacgaatattacaataattttgttaacggACATTTtggtcaaaatattattaaaatagttaataaacatACAGGATATCCTCAAGTTGTGACATTAGATCAAGCCATTGCAATGGGTTGTTTAGAAAATTGTCCTATTTATTTTCCAACACGTAAA taCCTAAAAATTCCGGCAGATAGAGAAAGAGAAGaagattatgaaattatagaagaaaatattaaattcaatcgaTATAACAATcag gatCTGACATTgcaaaataagaatatattagatacttaccaagtacaattattattgcaatgtGTTGGAGAATTTGGCTATGGAAATTGGGAAAATAtgtgtaaacaatataatgcaACTATACATATGGAATATCCTAGAGGAAAACGCACATATTTATCAGCAAtaa aaattaaaGAAGAATATGTACTAcgttttattcaaaatccTATTTTGCGTGGAACTTGGTTACCATCTTCAATTACAAGACCTCAAATACCTGATCGAACAAAACGTATTGAAGGACCTAGATGTGAATATGAACATGTTTTAAatcaa cAACTTCCTATTGAAgatttggatatttttttccatccaCCTCCATTAGATGACTTAGATGAATACAAATGTACAAATGAAgaaccaaaaattaaatcagatGAATCAGCTGAATCCaaaa gaaaGTGTTTAGTTTGTACGTACTGTCAAGATGAATTTGAAGTTATTGGTTATCGATCAGATAGCCATAAATTTTCCAATTACAAATTAGTTACTGTGTATACATGTTGCTCAAATAAACAGACTTgtgaaaatttttatctatgtCTTGTG tGTTTTGCAAGTGGAGCTGAAAttggaaaacataaaaatagccATGGTTATACTTTGATAACTGAAGTGAAA actTATTCtagtgaaatttattttcaagagTCCAATTGGACTGCTATAGAAGAGTTAGCATTTTTGTATGCTTTAGAAGAATGGTTATGTGAGCATTCTGATAAGTACATAGATCCATTAAATTCTGGAAATTGTATTACAGATTGGGACTCAGTTGCTCAACATATTAGATCAAAAACTGCTAATG aagcaAAAgcagaatttgaaaatttaattttaaatccaaGTATTTggcaactttttaaaatatatgcccATGTTGAACCTTTAATTACATATGAAGATGCAGTTGAAATGGGTTGTTTCAAAACTTCTAGTAAAACTTCAAgt ataataacagATACAAGAGAAGGAAcaatagaaaatgaaaaaaatacatggaaTAAATCtgatttagaattattattagactaTACAGCTATATATGGTTATGGTAATTGGGAAAAAATTTCTGAagaattcaataaaactaatttttatgaacattttggaaaagttaattgttttattttaagaactcCTGAAg agattaaaaaagaatatttacttCGATTCTTTGATGATCCAGTTAGGCGAGGGACTTGGAAACCTCCATCAAATAAGTCAATCATTTTAGATCGTACATGTTCTTTTAAACAACCTGTTGAAATGAAGTATCCTATAgtggattataatttatttgcctctactggttataataatattgctaatGAATTTGAATAC ccTTATATGAATATAGCTGAATCTTCTCTGGACGATGTGGAAGATTTTGAAACTAATTTAGAAtgttttcattcaaaattttctatggaaaaatataatggcACTACCAAAGATATGATGGATACTAATAATACCTTA AAATCAAAAGATCCATGTATAAACACCatgcttaatattaaaaaag taaaaacattaattgctCTAGAACGGTATAATGATGTTTTGTGTGATCGAAGAATAGctaaaaaatgtgttcataACTATAGattaattgaacattttgcgatgtacaaaaataaagaattaccaaaaataaaaccatt ttctGAACAAACATTTATGGAGCGTTTAGTGAAAATGTCAagatttatgaatattgatgTTCACAGAGCCTTGATTGAAGGAGTAAAGAATGAAAAATTGTTGAGACTGcgattaaatgaattaaaatattacaaaaaaataggtttaacaaaaatatctgatattaataaatttaatgtattacaaaaacataGACGTCAAAAGGTTAATGAgacttctaaaaaaatt AAACTGTCAACGCTTTGTCAAGCTGAAGATCAATTGGATcttaaatatcaaacatttaatgaaCTTCTAATACCATCAGGATCTAATGAAAATGggtaa
- the LOC114128276 gene encoding meiotic recombination protein SPO11 — protein sequence MEVLRLIYFLLQFNPKYISIFVCFHILDDTGNERTKQILMRIENIVLNIVNSLYNNNKLIINLTKMSNWSSCVYNNKKHLMTKTLQFQTKRSRINYTIIIYLLSKIYKNLMTKNSCTTRELYYGDTILFKHCNIVRKALIDICCLLGTKSWELGITLSSSGLVAGNLMIYLSNGKCLDCSYTTEGIQIPQDILDIDNLESKAKYILIIEKNASFQKIINEGLLKKNKSKFVMITGKGFPDINTRLFVKQLSCKLNIPILALVDANPFGIEIMCVYRFGSNSMVHQNEMLCVPSIKWLGVYPTDIVSLNLPSITLTNLDQDRLKSLLKRSYINSNHKLLQQVLMLHDLNRKSEIESLTTFTQTYLTEVYIENKILTQEFI from the exons atggAG gtacttagGTTAATCTATTTCTTACTACAATTCAAccctaaatatatttcaatttttgtttgttttcacATTTTAGATGATACTGGAAATGAAAgaactaaacaaattttaatgagaatagaaaatatagttttaaatattgtcaacagtttatacaataataataagctcataattaatttaactaaaatgtcAAATTG gtcTAGTtgtgtttacaataataaaaaacatctgATGACTAAAACTTTACAATTTCAAACCAAACGAAGTCGAATTAATTACACAATCATCATTTaccttttatcaaaaatttataaaaatttaatgaccaAAAACTCATGTACAACAAG agAACTATACTATGGAGacacaattttattcaaacattgtaatattgtaaggAAGGCACTTATAGATATATGTTGTCTATTAGGTACAAAATCTTGGGAACTGGGTATTACATTATCTTCTAGTGGTTTAGTAGCAGGAAAtctaatgatttatttgtCGAATGGAAAATGTCTTGATTGTTCTTATACTACAGAAG gtatacaaatacctcaggatattttagatatagaCAACTTAGAATCaaaagcaaaatatattttaataattgaaaaaaatgcatcatttcaaaaaattatcaatgaaggattattaaaaaaaaataaatctaaatttgtcATGATAACT ggTAAAGGATTTCCTGATATTAATACCAGGTTGTTTGTGAAACAATTATcttgtaaattgaatataccAATATTAGCCTTAGTCGATGCAAATCCTTTCGGTATTGAAATAATGTGTGTTTATAGATTTGGCTCTAat TCAATGGTTCATCAGAATGAAATGCTTTGTGTACCATCAATAAAGTGGCTAGGAGTTTATCCTACAGATATAGTATCACTAAATTTACCAAGTATTACCTTAACTAATTTGGATCAAGATAGATTGAAATCTCTTTTAAAAAGATCATATATAAATTCCAATCATAAACTTTTGCAACAG gtattaatGCTACATGATTTAAACAGAAAATCAGAAATTGAGTCATTGACAACATTCACCCAAACATACTTAACTGaagtttatattgaaaacaaaattctcACTCAAGAATTTATATAG
- the LOC114128275 gene encoding E3 ubiquitin-protein ligase RMND5A-like: MDACLAVDREVDKVLSKFKDMSKSYNNVLQELIDSLEIIQNDWKTNTIKEENKMSSINCISNLIHKSKEKTQKLAIEHRELHSTVSKVGKAIDRNFISDFDATCKRDIFDDPKNVTFLNHIICQHFYRQGDLDIADELVMESGINMEPSIREPFAKLKHIKESLIKKNIYPALEWAKENRAVLDTQMYPPYPLVKRISSASNLPIRIPYFAKKTKFSGGIMKPRPKTKKIKRMELAKKILHQFYKSSALEFKLHQLAFLSIIQKGVEYQTEAVTYARANFSQFVDRYEKEIQTMMGMLLFVPQGINNSPYSEIIQENMWDEVIELFTRDACTLLGLSCDSLLNVSVNAGCAALPALLNIKHVMTQRKVNDIWKGKDELPIEIDLDVEHRYHSMFACPILRQQSSDINPPMRLICGHIISKDALNKLGSSNKLKCPYCPMEQSSSEAKHICF; encoded by the exons ATGGATGCGTGCTTAGCCGTTGATCGTGAGGTTGACAAAGTATTGTCAAAATTTAAAGACATgagtaaaagttataataatgtactgcAGGAATTGATTGATAGTctggaaataatacaaaatgattggaaaacaaatactataaaagaag aaaataaaatgtcgtcaattaattgtatatcaaatttaattcataagtcaaaagaaaaaacacaAAAGTTAGCTATTGAACATCGAGAACTACATAGTACTGTATCAAAAGTGGGAAAAGCAATTGACAGA AATTTTATATCAGATTTTGATGCAACTTGTAAACGAGATATTTTTGATGATCcaaaaaatgttacatttcttaaccatattatttgtcaacatttttatagacaAGGAGACTTGGATATTGCTGATGAACTTGTCATG gaatcTGGAATAAATATGGAACCTAGCATAAGAGAACCATTTGCTAAGTTGAAACACATTAAAGAGtctttaatcaaaaaaaatatttatcctgCGTTAGAATGGGCAAAGGAAAATCGAGCAGTGTTAGATACTCag atgTACCCGCCATATCCATTGGTTAAAAGAATTTCTTCTGCTTCCAATTTGCCAATTCGTATTCcatattttgcaaaaaaaacaaaattttctgGTGGCATAATGAAACCAAGGccaaagacaaaaaaaattaaaagaatggaattagcaaaaaaaatattgcaccAATTTTATAAG agTTCTGCTCTTGAGTTTAAACTTCACCAACTtgcatttttatcaattattcaaaAGGGCGTAGAATATCAAACTGAAGCTGTTACATATGCCCGTGCTAATTTTAGTCAATTTGTTGACAGATACGAAAaag aaattcaAACTATGATGGGTATGTTACTGTTTGTCCCACAAGGAATCAATAATTCACCATATTCAGAAATAATTCAAGAAAATATGTGGGATGAAGTTATCGAATTATTTACGAGGGATGCTTGTACTTTACTTGGATTAAGTTGTGATAGCTTACTAAATGTCAG tgttaatGCTGGATGTGCAGCTCTCCCtgcacttttaaatattaaacatgtcATGACACAACGGAAAGTAAATGATATTTGGAAAGGAAAAGATGAGTTGCct ATTGAAATTGATTTAGACGTGGAACATAGATATCATTCAATGTTTGCGTGTCCCATTCTTAGACAACAAAGTTCAGACATCAATCCTCCTATGAGACTTATTTGTGGCCATATTATTTCCAAAGATGCTTTAAACAAATTAGGAAGCTCGAATAA ATTAAAGTGTCCTTATTGTCCAATGGAACAAAGTTCATCAGAAGCAAAAcacatatgtttttaa